One segment of Solanum stenotomum isolate F172 chromosome 1, ASM1918654v1, whole genome shotgun sequence DNA contains the following:
- the LOC125857851 gene encoding uncharacterized protein LOC125857851, producing MTRKDGTESGNDEVQNQMVAQESVSVEEVKMLRQQMAEMYEVWMNGQAPPSSIREYLNVNMSFPIQVSTSDPIYPHGFELYVNTSNTAGTSSVHPLNPPMMNNPLFMPTVQTNAIPQPTLAQKSNDDPIPKDQYGQGQASKLTFKIPDSYHHTHQYSSPVEVEKNTKDEEHEEIARKMRSLEQNIRNMQGLGGHKSVSFKDLCMFPDVHLPIGFKTPKFDMYNGHGDPVAHLKRFCNQLRGAEGKEELLMAYFGESLTGVASKWFIDQDISRWHVWDDMAQDFIQQFQYNIDIIPDRNSLVNMKKKSSESFREYAIRWREQAVRVKPPMKDYELIDVFLQAQEPDYFHYLLAAMGKPFAEAIKIGEVVENGIKSGKIVSQTAIRATTQAIQSGLVLNTQAYVRPPQRQQWRAPASQGSRPQQQNFQAPHNPRPRMDYTREQGRKENFTPIGESYTSLLRKLVQLGFVEPVNPYFVNPNARGFDPTVICEYHANTPGHSTENCWTLKRVIEKLIEDKVIEIRNEEAPNVTNNPLPAHNKEHIMEMVDIYEDCKQTCKTKMGSRGSEEESSMVLEPIQKAPLIVNGASSKFGDLRKLVL from the exons ATGACACGCAAAGACGGAACTGAGTCGGGAAATGACGAAGTCCAAAATCAAATGGTTGCACAAGAGTCAGTATCTGTAGAAGAGGTCAAAATGTTGAGACAACAGATGGCCGAAATGTATGAAGTTTGGATGAATGGGCAGGCTCCCCCATCTTCAATTCGGGAATACCTGAATGTGAATATGTCATTCCCCATTCAAGTCTCAACAAGTGACCCGATTTATCCGCATGGATTTGAACTCTACGTTAACACATCTAATACTGCTGGAACTTCCTCGGTACACCCGTTGAATCCACCTATGATGAACAATCCACTCTTCATGCCAACTGTGCAAACTAATGCAATTCCTCAACCAACACTAGCACAAAAATCTAATGATGATCCTATACCCAAAGATCAATACGGCCAAGGTCAGGCCTctaaattgactttcaaaattcCTGACTCTTACCACCACACTCATCAATACAGTTCCCCCGTTGAGGTTGAAAAAAACACTAAGGACGAGGAACATGAAgaaattgcaagaaaaatgaggaGTTTGGAGCAAAACATAAGGAATATGCAAGGGCTGGGAGGACACAAAAGTGTCTCGTTCAAGGACTTATGCATGTTTCCAGATGTTCACTTGCCTATAGGGTTCAAAACTCCAAAGTTTGATATGTATAACGGTCATGGTGACCCAGTGGCTCATTTGAAAAGATTTTGTAATCAGCTAAGGGGAGCCGAAGGAAAAGAAGAACTTCTTATGGCTTACTTTGGAGAAAGTCTAACGGGTGTAGCCTCAAAATGGTTTATCGACCAAGATATTTCTCGATGGCATGTCTGGGATGACATGGCGCAAGATTTTATCCAACAATTCCAATACAATATTGATATCATTCCGGATCGCAATTCCCTAGttaatatgaagaagaaatcgTCTGAAAGCTTTAGGGAATATGCCATAAGATGGAGGGAGCAGGCGGTTAGAGTCAAACCGCCGATGAAAGACTATGAATTGATTGATGTTTTTCTCCAGGCACAAGAACCTGACTACTTTCATTACCTTCTCGCTGCAATGGGGAAGCCTTTCGCCGAAGCAATTAAGATCGGAGAAGTGGTAGAGAACGGCATAAAATCGGGTAAAATTGTAAGCCAGACAGCCATTAGAGCTACCACGCAAGCAATACAAAGCGGGTTAg TTCTCAACACTCAAGCATATGTCCGACCTCCTCAGCGCCAACAATGGCGGGCACCTGCCTCACAAGGTTCTCGCCCCCAACAACAAAATTTTCAGGCACCCCATAATCCACGTCCCCGGATGGATTATACAAGAGAACAAGGTCGAAAAGAAAACTTTACCCCAATTGGAGAGTCATATACGAGTTTGTTGAGGAAATTAGTACAATTAGGATTTGTTGAACCTGTCAATCCCTATTTTGTCAATCCGAATGCAAGAGGCTTTGATCCAACTGTTATATGTGAGTATCACGCTAACACTCCAGGTCATAGTACAGAGAATTGTTGGACTCTAAAAAGAGTCATTGAGAAGTTGATTGAGGATAAGGTAATTGAGATACGCAATGAGGAGGCGCCAAATGTCACCAATAACCCACTCCCTGCTCACAATAAGGAGCATATTATGGAGATGGTAGACATTTATGAAGATTGTAAGCAAACATGTAAAACAAAAATGGGAAGCAGAGGTTCAGAAGAAGAGTCGAGTATGGTTTTAGAACCCATACAAAAGGCACCGCTAATTGTGAATGGTGCAAGTTCAAAATTTGGAGACTTGAGAAAACTCGTGTTGTAA